A portion of the Oxynema aestuarii AP17 genome contains these proteins:
- a CDS encoding CHASE2 domain-containing protein, whose translation MWPKLKPRSWQWRGILISAPSVAALVIGVHTAGLFQLLEWMALDSFFRWRPLEAPDPRIVVVTIDEADITYAGQWPIPDAVLAQLLENLNSYRPRAIGMDLYRDLPVPPGHDRLVEVLEAMPNLIGVEKVAGDRVGPPAILAEQGQVGLADLVLDADGKVRRGLLSVKPDDGETKLGLATRVSLMYLEAEGIALELADPEKMHLKLGKALFVPFAENDGSYVRADAGGYQILLNYRGPQTNFTTVSMTDILEKRADPEILRDRLVLIGATGQSLNDLFFTPYTNSLWGVPKRMPGVVIHANLASQILAGALDGRPFLQVWNDPAEWLWTLAWSFVGASGGWGFLQSNCFKNNLFFRGVVLGGGILVGCAIAVGSSYFAFLHSWWIPTVPPVLALSGSAIAIAGYHSRTLQRQSDRRLAKFLEAMPIAVAVLDRDGKPYYANQTAQALLGKGAIGHVTIEQLSEFYNYYRAGTDTLYPWNELPIVRALYGESIAAEDIEIRTDDRVTPISAMGMPIFDEDNQVAYALVTFQDITERRQAEAEREQFTKELFDLNQNLEKALDAELELTDAYGRFVPHQFLYFLGYESITDVKLGEAVQKEMSILFTDIRNFTTLSESMNPEDNFKFINAFLSRMEPAIAENNGFIDKYIGDAIMALFSGSADESVRAAISMLQRLQEYNLTRGRPGRPKIQIGIGINTGSLMLGTVGGSNRMDGTVIGDAVNLAARIESLTKDYGVALLISNQTFVALDNPSEYHVRLIDRVRVKGKSQLVTVYEVFDADAPDIKQGKLETKTIFEQALLLYNLGSYLEAAHLFQNCLNVNHQDNVARIYLKRCHCAESQSSVS comes from the coding sequence ATGTGGCCGAAGCTCAAACCGCGAAGTTGGCAATGGCGCGGTATTTTAATTAGCGCCCCCAGTGTTGCCGCCTTAGTGATTGGCGTTCACACTGCCGGATTGTTCCAACTTCTCGAATGGATGGCTCTCGACAGTTTTTTTCGCTGGCGTCCCCTCGAAGCCCCCGACCCTCGCATTGTCGTCGTCACGATCGACGAAGCCGATATCACTTATGCCGGACAGTGGCCGATTCCGGATGCGGTCTTGGCGCAGTTGCTCGAAAATTTAAACAGTTATCGACCTCGGGCGATCGGGATGGACTTGTACCGCGATTTGCCCGTCCCTCCCGGACACGATCGCCTCGTGGAGGTACTCGAAGCGATGCCTAATTTAATTGGGGTCGAGAAAGTCGCGGGCGATCGTGTCGGACCGCCCGCTATTTTAGCCGAACAAGGCCAAGTGGGACTCGCCGATCTGGTCTTAGATGCCGATGGCAAAGTCCGGCGGGGTCTGCTTTCGGTCAAGCCGGACGACGGCGAAACGAAATTGGGTTTGGCGACGCGGGTGAGTTTGATGTATTTAGAAGCGGAAGGGATCGCTCTGGAGTTGGCCGATCCCGAAAAGATGCATTTGAAATTGGGAAAAGCGCTGTTCGTCCCCTTTGCAGAAAATGACGGCAGTTACGTGCGCGCCGATGCCGGAGGCTATCAGATTTTACTCAACTATCGCGGTCCGCAAACCAACTTCACCACGGTTTCGATGACCGACATTCTCGAAAAACGCGCCGACCCGGAGATCCTGCGCGATCGCCTCGTCTTGATCGGCGCCACCGGACAAAGTTTAAACGACCTCTTTTTTACCCCCTACACGAACAGTTTGTGGGGGGTTCCCAAGCGGATGCCCGGGGTGGTGATTCACGCCAATTTAGCCAGTCAAATTCTTGCCGGGGCTTTAGACGGACGCCCGTTTTTGCAAGTATGGAACGACCCGGCAGAATGGTTGTGGACCTTGGCGTGGTCTTTTGTCGGGGCGAGTGGCGGTTGGGGGTTTTTACAAAGCAATTGTTTTAAAAATAATTTATTTTTTCGCGGCGTCGTCCTCGGCGGGGGGATCCTCGTCGGTTGCGCGATCGCCGTCGGTAGCAGTTATTTTGCCTTTCTCCATTCCTGGTGGATTCCTACCGTTCCTCCCGTCCTCGCCTTGAGTGGGTCGGCGATCGCGATCGCGGGCTATCACAGCCGTACCCTGCAGCGTCAGAGCGATCGCCGACTCGCCAAATTTCTCGAAGCTATGCCGATTGCCGTCGCCGTCCTCGATCGCGACGGCAAGCCCTATTATGCCAATCAAACTGCCCAAGCTCTCCTCGGCAAAGGGGCGATCGGCCATGTCACGATCGAACAACTCTCCGAGTTTTATAATTACTATCGTGCCGGAACTGACACATTGTATCCCTGGAACGAATTACCGATCGTGCGAGCGCTCTACGGCGAGTCCATTGCTGCCGAGGATATCGAAATTCGTACCGACGATCGCGTCACGCCGATTTCGGCGATGGGAATGCCGATTTTTGACGAAGATAATCAAGTCGCCTACGCCTTAGTCACCTTTCAAGATATCACCGAACGGCGACAGGCCGAAGCCGAACGCGAACAGTTCACTAAAGAACTCTTCGACCTCAACCAAAACTTAGAAAAAGCCTTAGATGCCGAACTCGAATTAACCGACGCTTACGGTCGCTTCGTCCCCCACCAGTTTCTGTATTTCCTCGGTTACGAAAGCATTACCGATGTCAAATTAGGGGAAGCGGTTCAAAAGGAAATGTCGATTTTATTTACTGACATTCGTAATTTTACCACACTCTCGGAAAGTATGAATCCCGAGGATAATTTTAAATTTATTAATGCCTTTCTCTCGCGCATGGAACCCGCGATCGCCGAAAATAACGGCTTTATCGATAAATATATCGGCGATGCGATTATGGCCCTATTTAGCGGCAGTGCGGACGAGTCGGTGAGAGCCGCGATTTCCATGCTTCAACGCCTTCAAGAATATAACTTAACCCGAGGCCGACCGGGACGCCCCAAAATCCAAATTGGCATCGGTATCAACACCGGATCCCTGATGCTCGGCACCGTCGGCGGTTCCAACCGCATGGACGGAACAGTCATCGGAGATGCGGTTAATTTAGCCGCCCGCATCGAAAGTCTCACCAAAGATTACGGCGTCGCTTTGCTCATTTCCAATCAAACGTTTGTCGCCCTCGACAATCCCTCGGAATACCACGTCCGTTTGATCGATCGCGTCCGGGTCAAAGGTAAATCTCAATTAGTCACCGTCTACGAGGTGTTTGATGCCGATGCTCCGGATATAAAACAAGGAAAACTGGAAACTAAAACCATTTTTGAACAAGCTTTATTGTTATATAATTTGGGGTCTTATCTCGAAGCCGCGCACTTATTTCAAAACTGCTTAAATGTCAATCATCAAGATAATGTCGCCCGGATTTATTTAAAACGCTGTCATTGTGCGGAAAGTCAAAGTTCGGTATCGTAA
- a CDS encoding zinc ribbon domain-containing protein, producing MFLTMLKYKAEQEGKVYVEVDRFFPSSKTCNVCLNQIDSLPLDVRNWTCSSCGTSHDRDLNAAINLARRGTTTLDLRDAGPSLLSRCKTEA from the coding sequence ATGTTTTTGACCATGCTCAAGTACAAAGCCGAACAGGAAGGGAAAGTCTATGTTGAGGTCGATAGATTCTTCCCCTCTTCTAAAACCTGCAACGTTTGCTTGAATCAAATCGATAGTCTGCCACTAGATGTCAGAAATTGGACTTGTTCTAGCTGTGGGACGAGTCACGATCGCGATCTCAATGCAGCTATCAACCTCGCCAGAAGAGGGACTACGACTCTTGACCTGCGGGACGCGGGGCCAAGCCTACTGTCCAGGTGTAAGACCGAAGCGTAG
- a CDS encoding dienelactone hydrolase family protein has product MPDLAIETAPVKIPNGDLQIAAYLAQPVGTGPFPCVIVFQEVFGVNAHIREVTERIAKQGYIAIAPAIYQRTAPDFEVGYSDADLALGRKYKEQTTADELLSDTRAAIAYLKTLPSTRTEAFGCIGFCFGGHVAYLAATLPEIQATASCYGAGIVTTCPGGGEPTVTRTPQISGAIDLFFGTEDPLIPNEQVDLLETELQKQRIRHRIFRYEGATHGFLCDARPSYNQEAAADAWTRIFELFRDRLQTP; this is encoded by the coding sequence ATGCCAGATTTAGCTATCGAAACTGCTCCGGTGAAAATCCCCAACGGCGACTTGCAAATCGCCGCTTATCTCGCCCAACCCGTGGGAACCGGGCCGTTTCCCTGCGTCATCGTCTTTCAAGAAGTGTTCGGCGTCAACGCCCACATTCGCGAAGTCACCGAACGGATCGCCAAACAGGGCTATATCGCGATCGCTCCGGCAATTTACCAGCGTACCGCCCCGGATTTTGAAGTCGGCTACAGCGACGCCGATCTCGCCCTCGGTCGGAAATACAAAGAGCAAACCACCGCCGACGAACTCCTCAGCGACACCCGGGCGGCGATCGCCTATCTCAAAACCCTCCCCTCCACCCGTACCGAGGCATTCGGCTGTATCGGCTTCTGTTTTGGCGGTCACGTCGCCTACCTCGCCGCCACCCTCCCGGAAATTCAAGCGACCGCCTCCTGTTACGGCGCCGGAATCGTCACCACCTGTCCCGGTGGCGGCGAACCCACCGTGACCCGTACCCCCCAAATTTCCGGGGCGATCGACCTCTTTTTCGGCACCGAAGATCCGCTCATTCCCAACGAGCAAGTCGATCTCCTGGAAACGGAACTCCAAAAGCAGCGAATTCGTCATCGCATCTTCCGTTACGAGGGAGCAACCCACGGTTTTCTCTGCGACGCTCGCCCTAGCTACAATCAGGAAGCCGCCGCCGATGCGTGGACTCGAATTTTCGAGCTCTTTCGAGACCGACTGCAAACTCCCTAA
- a CDS encoding DUF928 domain-containing protein, which translates to MNRQTRSIFLKISCLTLAVQALGLPLLTPRAIAGSDPVDPRASLEAAMRAGITFEPPKQGMPTDTAGGASRDAGCAREDISATGCVTPLMPENNYGLTVSERPTFYLYVPETDAKEVFFSLVDENRNHHYQAKLPLDRQEGIIGITLPENAPALAVDKTYQWTVILIGDRGLRPDSPGVQGTVRRVELDATLARQIEDASLAERAALYGENGIWFEALSSLATLERNGESSAIASTSELENPNNIWQEFLSSVGLQAIAAKPILN; encoded by the coding sequence ATGAACCGTCAAACAAGATCGATATTTCTGAAAATCTCTTGCCTGACCCTCGCCGTACAAGCGCTGGGGTTACCACTGCTGACCCCGCGCGCGATCGCCGGATCCGATCCGGTCGATCCGAGGGCGAGTCTGGAAGCGGCCATGAGAGCGGGCATCACCTTCGAGCCGCCCAAACAAGGGATGCCGACAGATACCGCCGGAGGGGCCTCCCGCGATGCTGGATGCGCCCGCGAAGATATCAGCGCCACGGGCTGCGTCACTCCGTTGATGCCGGAAAATAACTACGGTTTGACGGTTTCCGAACGTCCGACGTTCTACCTCTACGTCCCCGAAACCGATGCGAAAGAGGTATTTTTTAGCTTAGTTGACGAAAATCGCAATCATCACTACCAAGCGAAGCTTCCCCTCGACCGTCAAGAAGGAATTATCGGGATTACTCTCCCCGAAAATGCTCCAGCTTTAGCCGTCGATAAGACTTATCAATGGACCGTAATTTTGATTGGCGATCGCGGTTTGCGACCGGACAGCCCGGGGGTTCAAGGCACGGTGCGCCGGGTCGAACTCGATGCAACTCTAGCCCGTCAAATTGAAGACGCATCCCTGGCGGAACGAGCGGCTTTATATGGTGAAAATGGGATTTGGTTTGAAGCGCTTTCGAGCTTAGCCACCCTCGAAAGGAATGGAGAATCGAGCGCGATCGCCTCGACTTCCGAACTCGAAAATCCCAATAATATCTGGCAAGAATTCCTTTCTTCTGTCGGTTTACAAGCGATCGCCGCCAAGCCGATTTTAAATTAG
- a CDS encoding prepilin peptidase yields MDLLLLTPVFLLAFALGASIGSFINVVVYRLPAELSLLWPPSRCPHCLHRLAPVDNIPVFGWLRLKGRCAYCGTAIAKRYPLVEAATGLLFVGVVVVASANPVQMVGYWVFFSWLLALSLIDFDTMTLPNPLTQSGLILGLAFQGILGTIAGSGGEAIAQRLSFGIFGAVLGMWLLEAIAFVGSIAFGKTAMGAGDAKLAAMMGAWLGWKSLLVACFLACAIGAFGGGAAIALGALSRHKPMPFGPFLALGAVIAAIWGEAIVTTYLDLFFAPLR; encoded by the coding sequence ATGGATTTGCTGCTGCTGACTCCGGTTTTCTTGCTCGCATTTGCATTAGGAGCTTCAATTGGCAGTTTTATTAATGTCGTCGTCTATCGATTACCCGCCGAATTGTCCCTGCTGTGGCCCCCGTCGCGCTGTCCGCACTGCCTGCACCGCCTGGCGCCTGTGGATAATATCCCTGTTTTCGGTTGGTTGAGGTTGAAGGGACGTTGTGCGTACTGTGGGACGGCGATCGCCAAACGCTATCCCTTGGTGGAAGCGGCGACGGGCCTGTTATTTGTCGGGGTCGTGGTGGTGGCGAGTGCGAATCCGGTGCAAATGGTCGGCTATTGGGTCTTTTTCAGTTGGTTGTTGGCGTTATCGTTAATCGATTTTGACACGATGACCTTACCCAATCCCCTGACCCAATCGGGATTGATCTTAGGATTGGCATTTCAGGGAATCCTAGGGACGATCGCGGGTTCCGGAGGGGAGGCGATCGCGCAACGCTTGAGTTTTGGTATTTTCGGGGCCGTGTTGGGGATGTGGCTGTTAGAGGCGATCGCCTTCGTCGGTTCGATCGCCTTCGGCAAAACGGCAATGGGCGCCGGAGATGCGAAACTGGCGGCGATGATGGGGGCGTGGTTGGGTTGGAAATCCTTACTGGTCGCTTGTTTCCTCGCCTGCGCGATCGGCGCCTTCGGTGGGGGGGCGGCGATCGCCCTGGGCGCGTTATCCCGTCACAAACCGATGCCCTTCGGTCCGTTTCTCGCCCTCGGTGCGGTGATTGCGGCGATTTGGGGAGAGGCGATCGTCACGACCTATCTGGATTTATTCTTTGCGCCCCTGCGTTAA
- a CDS encoding RNA-guided endonuclease InsQ/TnpB family protein: MNQTYKETGKGLSSYDIKKQIPSLKQEYEWLKLTYSQCLQQVCTNLGTAFNNFFEKRARYPRFKSKHDKQSIQYPQNVKVLETALKLPKIGEVKAVVHRPIEGKLKTVTVTKNRCDQYFASILFEDGKPNPDSSTEGKAVGVDLG; the protein is encoded by the coding sequence ATGAATCAAACCTACAAAGAGACTGGGAAGGGACTATCTAGTTACGACATCAAGAAACAGATTCCCAGCCTCAAGCAAGAGTATGAGTGGTTAAAGCTGACCTACTCGCAGTGTCTTCAACAGGTTTGTACTAACCTGGGAACCGCTTTTAACAACTTCTTTGAGAAACGGGCCAGGTATCCGCGATTCAAGTCCAAGCACGATAAACAATCCATCCAGTATCCCCAAAATGTCAAGGTGCTGGAGACCGCCTTGAAGCTACCGAAGATTGGGGAAGTTAAAGCGGTTGTTCATCGACCAATAGAAGGCAAACTCAAAACTGTTACGGTCACTAAAAATCGCTGCGACCAATATTTTGCCTCTATTCTCTTTGAAGATGGAAAACCCAATCCAGATTCATCCACCGAGGGAAAAGCCGTCGGCGTAGACCTTGGATAG